ttttcttggaaaatctttCTCAAAGAAAAAGTTTCCCCTATAAAAATGTTTACAGCTTCTCAATTTTGACCTTTAGGAACTGGGACTAATCCAATCAGAGAATGAGAAAATTTAGCCATTATTCTGTCTGAAAACTGAGGCTTCAGTTGGCTTGCATCGTCGCACGTGAAAACATGCATAGAACAGATTTTTAAGGAGATCAAAATGGGCTTCGCCATGAATATGAAATCCAAAATTCATCTTGTTTTCtctgctttctttttttctcataTAAAACAAGATTACAACTAACCCAGTGGATTCATGCAAAGTTGCAAAACAAATACAGCTCAACacagttacttttttttttctttgctgcTATAATTCTTACTATAATAAGAGCAAACCGAGGACAACCAACAGATAGTCATTGATTCCACAGGTCTTTTGCACGTACAAGGTAATTGAGGATACTCTGCAATTTGTCCAAAAAGAGTTTACTATGTGCATCTGATATCTCCAGATCCTTTCTGCAACCTGCAGGCATCATAATTGATCGCACACCTCTACCAAGTAAAATTCATTTTACCAAAAACTggatataataataataataacacacacacaccccTCTCTGCCATGGCAATCAGAAGAAAAAACTGATTAGAACATCAGAAAGGAGGCAAATAATGAGGACACTATACATGACAAGGGATACAAAAAATATACATGACAGTCAACTGTGCTTTGATCTAACACAAACTGCCTCAGCACCCTCTAATCCTACTTAGTACGATAGGGTACTCAAAACtacaaacaaaagaatggttacaACAAAATCCAGCCTCACGTGACGACAACCTGCACCATAGCATGACAGAATATCAGCTACCAACTAATAAAATGGCATTATTACACAACGTGAAGCCAACGGACTGCTACAAGAATGTGGTACTGCTGCCACATGAACAAAATTTTCAGCACAAAAAAGTAGAACTTCATGCCACACATTAGCCCATTACAATGCGTTTTCTGAAAAATTCTTAGCTCTAATACTTGTTCAAAATTATTTCATCGTGGAAAAAAGTAAGTTATGAAGTTATGTACAAGTAGACTTCCTTACCTAAAATGCAACACGAGGAAATGAGAAAAGGTCTATTCATGGCTAGAGATACATAAACACAGAAGATTAGGCTTTGTAAGTTGTAACACGGccaaaagaagggaaaaaaaaaaggtgcaacaCACGAGTTTAATCAGTAAGATTGTCCTTTTAAGAAACCACACCTTccgaaattatttttttagtgACTGCATCAAGTATTCATAATAAACATAATTTTCATCCCATTCTGATCATATTATAGTTCTAATcaataatatcacttagcatTCCTGAATTGTAACACTCTTAGCATTACTTTACTTGCTAAGTTCGAAAAGATTAAATAtcctggtaatttctctaaaCAGACACACACCTCCAGACACCCCCTCACGAACATTCTTTTTCCCTTAATGCATAAATAGCATTTAGAACCACATAATAGCTGTAAAATAATTACGTGAGTTACCACATGTATACATCTATCCACATTAAAGAAAATGATTTCGCCATCAGGTTATAAATCTTCGTTCTTTCaacaaaaatattttcttcCATGTAAGTTCTGCTTTCACTAGATATTAGAGCAATAATGACAAAAGAAAGAACCATAAAGGTAGAAATATGATGAAAATCCAGTATAATGAGATTATATCAAAATTAAGCGAAAGCAGTACCAATCTAGCAAACTTAGACAATATTTTTATGTTAAATTTAAGTTTCTTTTGAGATGGAAATGTAATACATTACCTATCATACATGTAAAAAGAGAATTTTCAAGTCCATTTGAACTATCAGTGGATTGAAATGCACACACACTCAAAATTTTAACGtcttcaaaattttgaagtCAGCCTTTAGATTTTATAGCTCACTCCAAGTTTCCATAGGGCATATATTTATGACCCAATCAACAACAAATCCACAATGCCTAAAAAAGATACTAACAGAAGTGTGAAGCTGCTGCCAGCAGCAATACGCACCATAATTGTGCAGTGTCTCTGACGTGGGTAGTGCTGGCAAGGACATCTCTGCAAATTGGAGTTCAAACCATCAGTAGCCCAGACACGACTTTTAAACTAAGTCACCTTATCGAATTTGTATGCAATTTATTACTTTTGATAAACTAAatcaacatttttctttttggtacTCATACAAAGATTGTGAACCAAAATTGGATAACTAGGTTATATTTGAATGAATTACCAGGAGCACAAAGGGATAAGGATGTCATAGAGGATGATGAAGGCCACGGGGCTGCAATATTGTCCCTTAGATCACAAGTAAAGCTGTAGCCTGTTGAATTGTCATATACCACATCTGCAGGCAAGCTCCCAAGCAAACAGCCTACAATTTATGCCAGAATTGCATCAACAAGTGCTACATTTTCgtttttgtatatttcaatCAGCGCAACCCAAGAGATGTAATCCGTTAACTGCTTGTCACTTACCAAGTCATAAAAATTCACTTCCATACAGACACGCAAACATGCGTACACACTCTTAAGATATGCACACATACACATTCATATACATTTGTGTCTGCGTGTGGGGGTACATCTAAAGAATATGTGTTTACATGTATATGTATGCATTTATGCATGTACACACATATCCATGCATACACAGACTATTGCAGGTAAACCTTGTACATATTCCAAATGGCACCTGTCTCATCttcatttaagaaatcaaaagcaGAACAAAATATTTCCAATCTCAACGCACAAATAACAGAACTATTTTGCAGGATTTGTCAAAATGAACAGATATCAGTCGAAAAGTATTAGAAACTACACTATTTGATGGGACTTTAGGAACAATAAAAGCACTCAACAAGACACCTCAAATAATTTCCATTATTTAATGCAAATGTGTGGAAAGCACTAACTGCAAATCTTTCTACCATCTTCACATCAAAGGAAAAACATCATCTGAGCAACCAAAGTCAGATCCTACGCATCAGGAAGGCTGGGAATGCTACAACCGGGGCAAACTATAGTTATTAAATCCGGCCCAACAAGGAATCCGACAAAGGGAACCGGGTCAATGGGTCACTAGTTCAACCAGTGAGTCACTGATTGAACTGGTGTGTagtaatttaacatttacaaatacaaaatagTAATTCTAGTATATGTAAAATATCTAATAAAGTACTTTGATACTAATTATTGTACTTAGATATATAATgaacaaataaataataatagaagATTTAATTACATTTTATCATTCTtttacataaataaataatatagtcaaatataaaacaaattgtgtcacttgttttcaaagatatgctttacttttttattattttatttttgtataaaaacaaaataattatctAACTACTCAAATATTGTCAGTTTGAAAGTTAAAAATGATTCATTGTATAATAAAAAAGTAAACaagtttatttaaaaaaaaattaatgatcaaataaaaactaagcATGTGGTAAAGTCTTATGTACATTTAAATGAAGATCCAATTTACAAATCTtgtcaaaagcatatatacactTTGTTTCAAAAACAAAGACCCACAattgttaaaaaagaaaaagggttaaCTGGAAATCGGACAGGTTCCCAGTTGAACAAGCAGGTCAAACGGGTTTGACCCAGTCAACTCCTTGTCTGATCAAACTAGAGTCCTGGCCTGAAGCCCGGTTCACCTGCCCGACTGGTTCAACCACTGGGCCGGGCCTGGTTGAATAACTCTATGCATCCACGTCATAAACCCACCAATTATAAATGTGCATGCAGAAACAAAGAGACACAGCAAATTCAAACAAAGCTTCCTGCTATTTATCAAGACACCAGAGGCATCACTCCCAGGATGCAGCCCAATCTAAAATCACCCTCAATGCAAAGCGGCTAAAAGGGGGGAGTAAATAATTAGATGCAGCTAAGAAAGCGGTAGGCAGTCAGGAAACATGTTTAATATCTGTAACAATTAGTAGGCAATTAAGGCCCATAACAAAGTCACAAACTGAAAGTGAGCATTGAATGACTTTACTCTTGCATCACTTGGATTACCTAGGCAATTAGAGATTCGAGTTCCAAATAGTAACCCCTTAGCATTCACTATTTCAAGTAGAAACATAAAAGCATCCAACAGATACCCATGTCAACTGAAGGTGTAAACATAAGATTACACCAGCAGAAAACGTCTGCATGTCCTACAGATGACCAACAAATTGACATTGAACAATAACTCCATATAGTAGGAAGGAGAAGACAGAGAATATAGTCAAAGAAAAGCTCAAGTGCAGTGATAATATGATTACCTTGCTGTCCATTTGCTGCTCCAGCCAAAGAGTGCAATATCAtgagagattaaaaaaaaaattcaaatcagAGGAAATATAAAACCTTGTACAAGCAATAGAGACTGAAACTGTAACAAGCAAATCACCTTGAAGACTAAAATCTTTCAAGTCCACATCACAAAGCTCATAAACGTTAGTCATTACTCCAGCCTTCTGTAGCATGGACCCAAACACCGTTGAACAAATTATTGCTTGCTTGTTCGTGATTAACATTTGTCTTTGTATCCCCAGAATGTATGTATTTAAGGAGCTACAACATGAAGGACTTGGAGCAGCTACATTTCGACATGCTTTAATCACTTCTGATGGTTGCGTAAAATTCAAAGGACAAACTGCATTCCATATACCACAACTATAAGAACAATTCCAGCAGCATAGCACTAAAAATGCAGCAACAATAATCCAGGATATCTATGCTGTAATTTCCTGACCATTTTTATTCATAACTTCTTCTCGAAGAGGTAATAACATATAATATTCAGTATAGAGCTAACCATGAGATACCAAATCCAAACTACTTAAGCTTGAAAGACAATGCAACCATACTTCTTATCCAGGGAAATGTTTAATCAGGCTTCCCATCTTGGGTTTCGGATGTAATGTGAGAAAGTGTTGCTCAATTTAATGCCACCAAGGTAAATGTAAAAAAAATGCCTTACTTTTTAAGTCCTACATTGTTTCTTTAGAATCCCAAACTCTGTAAACACACTCAATGGATTTCATCACCATAACCAATTCACATAAATGCTTCTTTGTCACTGCTAACGAAGCaaggacaaaaagaaaaaaaaaattacgtaAACAGTTCACACAATTATAAGTAAAATAGGTCAGATAGCATGTGGAATTCCATGTTGGCATTGAATTGGAAAAATCTGCCTAGTGATTTGTAGGTGTGGTGTCCAAACTATtgatttggattgaattgtcTTGGTGGTAATTACACACACAATAGTCCGAGTGGTTTTGGCCCTCTTGGGTctaatcaccaaaaaaaaaaaaaaggtttactGACTTAACAGTGTAAATTCAGGattaaagaagaagaagcaaacAAGGATTTCAAAGCTTGATTTTGGTTCCAGCCAACTAAATTCTCCAGTTTACCTCATGTTTAGCACTCTAATTTCTCATTAGTTACTTCcgtatttaaaaataaaaactcctcCAACCCTAAAATATACTGTCTCCCCCTAATTTCTCAGTAGTTACCTCcatatttaaaaacaaaaactcaTCCAACCCTAAAACATACTATGTCTCCCCCTCTCTCTTGGTACACTTGTGTGCAAATAATTGATTCCTAAACAGAAAAACATTGACTAAATACAACTCAGATAGTTAACCAAAGATGACACATGTACAGCCTGTTGAATCCTTGATATTATTTCATATATTGAGTAAACAATATACTCTAGGTTATTCTTTTCCTTCtactttgtttacttttccggGAGTAATGCATAGTTGCATATAATAAGATCATAAACCTCTGCTGAAATATTATGCAGCTCAATGAGCTCTCTGATATCCAGTAAATGAGAAGTTTAGGTTCTTGCTCACTATTGAATAACAACACCTGATTTTAGTCAAAGGGCCATTATTGATTAACTCTTTCTAAAAATCTCAGATTTCCAGCCTTACAACAAAgtataaatgcaaaatatccaaAAGTCAAAGTATTTGAAAGATTAAAACCAAAAATGATTCTTCCATCTGAAATAGAAACAAAGACCACTCGAAGAAGCATTCTCTAACTGACAAAGCAGAGAATACAGGAGAGGTGGTAACTAGTTTTAACATGTCACATATCTTATAGTATGTAGTTGAATCTATCATACTTCAGTGAGGAAAAGAATAATGGTAGAAGCACAGTAAGGCATGCACAAGATGCAAGCAAGCAAATTTTTTTCAAGACTTCAAGGTGCTCTGGAAGTTCAGAGCATAGAAGAAACAATGGAAGATACAAAAAAAATACCTCTGTTAGCTTTGCAGGCAGATAACATCCGAAACACAGAATTGGCATCTTCCAATGGGAGTTTACTTGAAATCCAGGAATACACAACGCCTCTACAATCATTTATGGTGTCAACACTAGATTGAGCAGCAGCTATGTCCTTGTTACCGGTCATCACAGATTGTAGCCCTGAAATCTGTACTGCAGCCTCCATAATCGCAGGCTGACAGATTGGTCTGCAACACTCTTTTAGATGATCCACCGTGGTACAAGCCTCTAATAATTTGCTAGTGTTCACTGTTTTCTCAAAAGTCGTTATATCCTTCACAGGACAAGAACCACCAGTGATATTTAATGACTTAGCAGAGCAGATTACAGGTAGCGAGCTGTTTGCC
This region of Coffea arabica cultivar ET-39 chromosome 3c, Coffea Arabica ET-39 HiFi, whole genome shotgun sequence genomic DNA includes:
- the LOC113734986 gene encoding uncharacterized GPI-anchored protein At1g61900-like isoform X2, with translation MDCVKRITRLKGPFGHHFLLFAIWCWSTIQDGVAFQTPPEPGYISSNSELASPPAAGLFEPIEISPAVFPHYPISGQPLPPMYPIYPTTYEPVLTGRCPVNFSAISSITQKTASDCSQPLAAIVGNVICCPQLGSLLHIFQGFYSKNSSNLVLQDAVADDCFKDIISILASRGANSSLPVICSAKSLNITGGSCPVKDITTFEKTVNTSKLLEACTTVDHLKECCRPICQPAIMEAAVQISGLQSVMTGNKDIAAAQSSVDTINDCRGVVYSWISSKLPLEDANSVFRMLSACKANRVCPLNFTQPSEVIKACRNVAAPSPSCCSSLNTYILGIQRQMLITNKQAIICSTVFGSMLQKAGVMTNVYELCDVDLKDFSLQANGQQGCLLGSLPADVVYDNSTGYSFTCDLRDNIAAPWPSSSSMTSLSLCAPEMSLPALPTSETLHNYGCRHVRLDFVVTILLFVVLSTLSY
- the LOC113734986 gene encoding uncharacterized GPI-anchored protein At1g61900-like isoform X1, with amino-acid sequence MDCVKRITRLKGPFGHHFLLFAIWCWSTIQDGVAFQTPPEPGYISSNSELASPPAAGLFEPIEISPAVFPHYPISGQPLPPMYPIYPTTYEPVLTGRCPVNFSAISSITQKTASDCSQPLAAIVGNVICCPQLGSLLHIFQGFYSKNSSNLVLQDAVADDCFKDIISILASRGANSSLPVICSAKSLNITGGSCPVKDITTFEKTVNTSKLLEACTTVDHLKECCRPICQPAIMEAAVQISGLQSVMTGNKDIAAAQSSVDTINDCRGVVYSWISSKLPLEDANSVFRMLSACKANRVCPLNFTQPSEVIKACRNVAAPSPSCCSSLNTYILGIQRQMLITNKQAIICSTVFGSMLQKAGVMTNVYELCDVDLKDFSLQANGQQGCLLGSLPADVVYDNSTGYSFTCDLRDNIAAPWPSSSSMTSLSLCAPEMSLPALPTSETLHNYGCRKDLEISDAHSKLFLDKLQSILNYLVRAKDLWNQ